A stretch of the Streptomyces sp. NBC_00078 genome encodes the following:
- a CDS encoding hydroxyacid dehydrogenase translates to MPHPQPPRAVFAMDPVHLPLLFPPPLMARLRQACDLDPSFVVRDFADPAAAETLALAEVLITGWGCPALDTGALAAAPRLRTVLHAAGSVRSLVGEALWERGITVCSAVTGNALPVAEYTLAMILLAGKDTFTHRERFRVSHTYPSHAETAHTGNVGRRIGVIGASRVGRRLLELLRPFDFTVLLHDPYVSSAEAAALGAELLPLDDLLRHSDIVSLHAPDIPETYRMLDAGRLALIRDGGVLINTSRGALVDPGALTDELVAGRLHAILDVTEPEPLPAASPLYRLPNVILTPHIAGSLGNELERLGRIVVEELERLVAGLPPAHEVRHSDLARVA, encoded by the coding sequence ATGCCCCACCCCCAGCCGCCGAGGGCCGTGTTCGCGATGGATCCGGTACACCTTCCGCTGCTCTTCCCTCCGCCGCTCATGGCCCGGCTGAGGCAGGCGTGCGACCTCGACCCCTCGTTCGTCGTACGGGACTTCGCCGATCCGGCGGCCGCGGAGACGCTCGCCCTGGCCGAGGTACTGATCACCGGGTGGGGCTGCCCCGCCCTCGACACCGGCGCCCTGGCGGCCGCGCCCCGCCTGCGCACCGTCCTGCACGCCGCGGGCTCGGTCCGTTCACTGGTCGGCGAGGCCCTGTGGGAGCGCGGGATCACCGTCTGCAGCGCGGTGACGGGCAACGCCCTGCCGGTCGCGGAGTACACCCTCGCCATGATCCTGCTCGCCGGAAAGGACACCTTCACCCACCGCGAGCGCTTCCGCGTCAGCCACACCTACCCGAGCCACGCCGAGACCGCGCACACAGGCAACGTCGGCCGCCGTATCGGCGTCATCGGCGCATCACGCGTCGGCCGCCGGCTGCTCGAACTGCTCCGGCCGTTCGACTTCACGGTCCTGCTCCACGACCCCTATGTCAGCTCCGCCGAGGCGGCCGCCCTCGGAGCCGAACTCCTGCCGCTGGACGACCTGTTGCGGCACAGCGACATCGTCTCGCTGCACGCGCCCGACATTCCCGAGACCTACCGCATGCTCGACGCCGGCCGACTCGCGCTGATCCGGGACGGCGGCGTTCTGATCAACACCTCGCGCGGCGCCCTGGTCGACCCTGGCGCGCTCACCGACGAGCTGGTGGCCGGCCGGCTGCACGCGATTCTCGACGTCACCGAACCCGAGCCGCTGCCCGCCGCCTCCCCGCTCTACCGCCTGCCGAACGTCATCCTCACCCCGCACATCGCGGGCTCACTCGGCAACGAGCTGGAACGCCTCGGCCGTATCGTCGTGGAGGAACTGGAACGCCTGGTCGCGGGCCTGCCTCCGGCCCACGAGGTACGGCACTCGGACCTTGCGCGTGTCGCATGA
- a CDS encoding glycosyl hydrolase family 28 protein, which produces MNTLLSRRTALQAAGATVLATGPAGGLTATAAHADPARSAPKLVTYPRPPAMPTNTSFKVRARTAPDGDWQTLDIYRPQLAEINANTGSARIYNSSMVYFDFQGSVEVEVTYLKGGTTKARVRPDSLGIKPELGGDTLVFALDEPKDVVVQVNDEIFDCLHVITNHIDHAPCTADDPDVIYFGPGVHTVTGNVLTVPSGKTVHLAGGAVLQAQVFFKNVEKATLKGHGVINGGPGAILCEGSKNIRVENVIIMNPNGYAGTFGMSENVHVKKARAFSSKGNGDGFDVFSSTEITFDGCFMRNSDDCFAIYCHRWDYYGDTRNITIQNCTLWADVAHPINVGTHGNTDAPETLENLLIKNIDVLDHREPQMNYQGCIALNPGDANLIKNVRIEDVRVEDFRWGQVIYMKVMFNPKYNTSVGRGIQDVYVKNLSYTGTHAEPALFLGYDADHAIDKVTFENLVINGVVVADSMKKPAWYYTTDAVQWFYNEHVTNLRFLTTAEAEAAAAS; this is translated from the coding sequence ATGAATACGCTCCTGTCACGGCGTACCGCTCTCCAGGCGGCCGGCGCCACCGTGCTCGCCACCGGTCCGGCGGGCGGTCTGACGGCCACCGCGGCTCACGCGGACCCGGCCAGATCCGCGCCGAAGCTGGTCACCTACCCCCGCCCACCCGCCATGCCGACCAACACCAGCTTCAAGGTACGGGCCCGCACCGCTCCCGACGGCGACTGGCAGACCCTCGACATCTACCGGCCGCAGCTGGCGGAGATCAACGCCAACACCGGCTCCGCCAGGATCTACAACTCCTCGATGGTGTACTTCGACTTCCAGGGATCCGTCGAAGTCGAGGTGACGTACCTCAAGGGCGGTACCACCAAGGCCCGGGTGAGGCCGGACTCCCTGGGCATCAAGCCCGAACTCGGCGGCGACACCCTGGTGTTCGCGCTGGACGAGCCGAAGGACGTGGTCGTCCAGGTCAACGACGAGATCTTCGACTGTCTGCACGTCATCACCAACCACATCGACCACGCCCCGTGCACCGCCGACGACCCGGACGTCATCTACTTCGGCCCCGGCGTGCACACCGTCACCGGCAACGTCCTCACCGTCCCCAGCGGCAAGACCGTCCATCTCGCGGGCGGCGCGGTCCTCCAGGCGCAGGTGTTCTTCAAGAACGTGGAGAAGGCCACGCTCAAGGGGCACGGCGTGATCAACGGGGGCCCCGGCGCCATCCTCTGCGAGGGCAGCAAGAACATCCGCGTCGAGAACGTCATCATCATGAACCCCAACGGCTACGCCGGCACGTTCGGCATGAGCGAGAACGTGCACGTCAAAAAGGCGCGCGCGTTCAGCTCGAAGGGCAACGGAGACGGTTTCGACGTCTTCTCCTCGACCGAAATCACCTTCGACGGCTGCTTCATGCGCAACTCCGACGACTGCTTCGCCATCTACTGCCACCGCTGGGACTACTACGGCGACACCAGGAACATCACCATCCAGAACTGCACCCTCTGGGCGGATGTCGCCCACCCGATCAACGTCGGCACACATGGCAACACCGACGCACCCGAAACGCTTGAGAACCTGCTCATCAAGAACATCGACGTCCTCGACCACCGCGAGCCCCAGATGAACTACCAGGGCTGCATCGCCCTCAACCCCGGCGACGCCAACCTCATCAAGAACGTCCGTATCGAGGACGTCCGTGTCGAGGACTTCCGCTGGGGCCAGGTCATCTACATGAAGGTGATGTTCAACCCGAAGTACAACACCTCCGTCGGGCGTGGCATCCAGGACGTCTACGTCAAGAACCTCAGCTACACGGGCACCCACGCCGAGCCGGCGCTGTTCCTCGGCTACGACGCCGACCACGCCATCGACAAGGTCACCTTCGAGAACCTGGTGATCAACGGCGTGGTCGTCGCCGACTCGATGAAGAAGCCGGCCTGGTACTACACCACCGACGCGGTCCAGTGGTTCTACAACGAGCACGTCACGAACCTGAGGTTCCTCACGACCGCCGAGGCAGAGGCGGCCGCAGCGTCATGA
- a CDS encoding alginate lyase family protein yields MTIPAPSRRGFLGGTAALLLASGASGLLVPGAAQAAVRNHTGTRAFAHPGLLHTAADLARMKAAVAAEQSPVHDGYLALAAHARSSASYAVQNTGQITSWGRGPSNFQNQAVADSAAAYQNALMWSVTGERAHADKARDILNAWSTSLTAITGADGPLGAGLQVFKFVNAGELLRHSDYDGWTDSDIARCERSFLDVWYPAVSGYMLYANGNWDLTAIQAILAIGVFCEEAVLFEDALRFAAAGAGNGSIPHRIVTAAGQGQEAGRDQGHEQLAIGLTGDIAQVAWSQGVDLWGHDENRILANFEYTARYNLGGDVPFTPDLDRTGKYIKTVVSAIARGALPPVYEMAYAHYAGVRGLDAPNTKAAVFRGTGGARVVEGSNDDLPGWGTCTYAGATAPAPTAPAAPAGVTAVGTDKAVTVSWLPSAWASSYTVRRATQPEGPYEEIAAGVDKPAHSDGGAHRGRTYYYTVAAANSQGMSGDSSAASATAGLPGRWSTRDLGDVRIPGSAAFDGDRFVLEASGTSDTCRLVHLPLPGDGTVTARIVWPLSSQYSKIGVTLRASLDAHAAHAAMLVQGLPLHTWSGVWSVRPSDGADVLGTGSTPVPPAQQDAITTNAAFPISSLGTLPESATPLQAPYVEGAGDGYRLRAPYWVRVTRRGRRCIGAISPDGIRWTEVGSTDVALGRTAYAGLVLTSCLGVDEEYAETGTGAFDNVTVTSASRDIWSTPRPAGTATGLTATSGADAVELAWTDPDPSARFKVLRATDADGPYHTLATCVGAVGFGTRIRYADATGTPGTTYHYVVAATNSGGRGPLSESANARMPTPSAPQLTSAAAAFANKGVPFRHLLRASHEPVRFAADGLPDGLRVDRRTGLISGTPHTTGEFTVRTGASNASGDATGTLTLTVGTPPPTPWTHGDLGDVILDDRAQGTLGVVAIRTPGSTSYGDGTFTVRGAGVDLTVNSQGMTGQFVRRTVTGDAEVTARLVSRDGATADRVGLLMAKSLSPFDQAAGAIVTGGTSAQLMLRKTVAGASAFSGTATVQLPLLLRLKRTGTAFAAAVSTDDGATWTALASGEIPGFGDAPYHVGLVVCSRSPLALGTAHFEEVSITAD; encoded by the coding sequence ATGACGATCCCCGCACCGAGCCGCAGGGGCTTCCTCGGCGGCACGGCCGCCCTGTTGCTGGCGTCGGGTGCGAGCGGACTGCTCGTGCCCGGCGCCGCGCAGGCCGCCGTACGGAACCACACCGGTACCCGGGCCTTCGCCCACCCCGGGCTCCTGCACACCGCGGCCGACCTCGCCCGTATGAAGGCAGCGGTCGCCGCCGAGCAGTCTCCTGTCCACGACGGGTACCTGGCACTCGCGGCCCACGCCCGCTCCTCGGCCTCGTACGCCGTGCAGAACACCGGCCAGATCACCAGCTGGGGCCGCGGCCCGAGCAACTTCCAGAACCAGGCCGTCGCGGACTCGGCCGCCGCCTACCAGAACGCCCTCATGTGGTCGGTCACGGGCGAGAGGGCCCACGCGGACAAGGCCCGCGACATCCTCAACGCCTGGTCGACGTCGCTGACGGCGATCACCGGCGCGGACGGCCCTCTCGGCGCGGGGCTGCAGGTCTTCAAGTTCGTCAACGCGGGCGAACTGCTGCGCCACAGCGACTACGACGGCTGGACGGACTCGGACATCGCCCGCTGCGAGCGGTCCTTCCTCGACGTCTGGTATCCCGCCGTGTCCGGCTACATGCTCTACGCCAACGGCAACTGGGACCTGACGGCCATTCAGGCCATCCTGGCCATCGGGGTGTTCTGCGAGGAGGCCGTGCTCTTCGAGGACGCCCTGCGCTTCGCCGCGGCCGGCGCAGGCAACGGCAGCATCCCGCACCGCATCGTCACCGCCGCCGGCCAGGGCCAGGAGGCAGGCCGCGACCAGGGCCACGAACAGCTCGCCATCGGCCTGACCGGCGACATCGCACAGGTCGCCTGGAGCCAGGGCGTCGACCTGTGGGGCCACGACGAGAACCGCATCCTCGCCAACTTCGAGTACACCGCCCGCTACAACCTCGGCGGCGACGTCCCCTTCACCCCCGACCTCGACCGCACCGGCAAGTACATCAAGACCGTCGTCTCCGCCATCGCTCGCGGTGCCCTGCCACCGGTCTACGAGATGGCCTACGCCCACTACGCCGGCGTCCGCGGCCTGGACGCCCCGAACACGAAGGCCGCCGTCTTCCGCGGCACCGGCGGTGCCCGCGTCGTCGAGGGCAGCAACGACGACCTGCCCGGCTGGGGCACCTGCACCTACGCCGGCGCGACAGCCCCGGCGCCGACCGCGCCGGCCGCTCCGGCGGGGGTCACCGCCGTCGGCACCGACAAGGCCGTCACCGTGAGCTGGCTCCCGTCCGCCTGGGCGAGCAGCTATACCGTCCGCCGGGCCACCCAGCCCGAGGGGCCGTACGAGGAGATCGCCGCGGGGGTCGACAAGCCGGCCCACAGCGACGGCGGCGCGCACCGGGGGCGGACCTACTACTACACGGTCGCCGCCGCCAACTCCCAAGGAATGAGCGGGGATTCGAGCGCCGCCTCGGCCACGGCCGGCCTCCCCGGCCGCTGGTCCACCCGCGACCTCGGCGACGTGAGGATCCCCGGTTCAGCCGCCTTCGACGGCGACCGTTTCGTCCTGGAGGCGAGCGGCACCTCCGACACGTGCCGACTGGTGCATCTGCCGCTGCCCGGCGACGGCACCGTCACCGCGCGGATCGTGTGGCCGCTCAGCTCCCAGTACTCCAAGATCGGCGTCACCCTCCGCGCCTCCCTTGACGCCCACGCCGCGCACGCCGCCATGCTGGTCCAGGGGCTGCCGCTGCACACCTGGAGCGGTGTGTGGAGCGTGCGGCCCTCGGACGGGGCGGACGTCCTGGGCACCGGCAGCACACCCGTACCGCCCGCCCAGCAGGACGCCATCACCACCAACGCCGCCTTCCCGATCTCCAGCCTCGGCACCCTCCCGGAGTCCGCGACCCCGCTCCAGGCCCCGTACGTCGAGGGCGCGGGCGACGGCTACCGGCTGCGGGCGCCGTACTGGGTGCGGGTGACGCGCAGGGGCCGCCGCTGTATCGGCGCCATCTCCCCGGACGGCATCCGCTGGACCGAAGTCGGCTCCACGGACGTCGCGTTGGGCCGCACCGCCTATGCCGGTCTCGTCCTCACCTCCTGCCTCGGTGTCGACGAGGAGTACGCCGAGACCGGTACCGGCGCCTTCGACAACGTCACCGTGACGTCGGCCTCGCGGGACATCTGGTCGACGCCGCGCCCCGCCGGCACGGCCACCGGCCTCACCGCGACCTCCGGCGCCGACGCCGTCGAGCTGGCCTGGACCGACCCGGACCCCTCGGCCCGCTTCAAGGTGCTGCGCGCCACGGACGCCGACGGCCCCTACCACACCCTCGCGACCTGCGTCGGCGCCGTGGGCTTCGGCACCCGCATCCGGTACGCGGACGCCACCGGCACCCCGGGCACCACCTACCACTACGTCGTCGCGGCGACCAACTCCGGCGGCCGCGGCCCCCTCTCGGAGTCCGCCAACGCACGGATGCCCACTCCCTCGGCACCCCAACTCACCTCGGCCGCAGCGGCGTTCGCGAACAAGGGCGTTCCGTTCCGGCACCTCCTGCGTGCCTCGCACGAGCCCGTGAGGTTCGCCGCCGACGGGCTCCCCGACGGCCTGCGCGTCGACAGGCGCACCGGCCTGATCTCCGGAACGCCCCACACGACCGGTGAGTTCACCGTCAGGACCGGCGCGAGCAACGCGTCCGGCGACGCGACCGGCACCCTCACCCTCACCGTCGGCACACCCCCGCCCACCCCCTGGACCCATGGCGACCTCGGCGACGTGATCCTCGACGACCGCGCCCAAGGGACGCTCGGCGTGGTCGCGATCCGCACCCCCGGCAGCACCTCGTACGGCGACGGGACCTTCACCGTCCGCGGGGCGGGCGTCGACCTGACGGTCAACAGCCAGGGAATGACCGGGCAGTTCGTACGCCGGACCGTCACCGGTGACGCCGAGGTCACCGCCCGCCTCGTCTCCCGGGACGGAGCCACGGCGGACCGGGTGGGCCTGCTGATGGCCAAGTCGCTGTCACCGTTCGACCAGGCCGCCGGTGCGATCGTGACCGGCGGGACCAGCGCGCAGCTGATGCTGCGCAAGACCGTCGCCGGTGCCTCCGCGTTCTCCGGCACCGCGACCGTTCAACTGCCCCTGCTGCTGCGGCTGAAGCGCACCGGGACCGCCTTCGCCGCGGCCGTCTCCACCGATGACGGCGCCACCTGGACGGCCCTCGCCTCGGGCGAGATACCCGGCTTCGGTGACGCCCCCTACCACGTGGGCCTGGTGGTCTGCTCCCGCAGCCCCCTGGCCCTCGGCACCGCCCACTTCGAAGAGGTGAGCATCACCGCCGACTGA
- a CDS encoding alginate lyase family protein, with product MSRTSPHHIPAQHPSESAELSRRGLLRTAGGLTAALALGGSTAALAGTTAAAAPAAFTHPGMLHNAGDINRAKGRVAEGTDPWLSGWKKLTANSHSQSTWTPNPQATIIRGGTGQNYGILYNDIAAAYQNALRWAVGGTAANGDTAVRILNAWSSKLTTVTGNADRFLAAGIYGWTFCQAAELMRGHAGFNLAAFQKMMVNVFYPLNNDFLTHHNGACITNYWANWDLCNMASIMAIGILTDNAAKYDQAVTYFKSGAGNGSIAHAVPHLYTDSDGYGLGQWQESGRDQGHTVMGMGQMGALCEMAWNQGDDLYSYDSRRFMKAAQYVAKYNLGQDVPYTTYKWGTGQNCAQMSQTVISAGSRGALRPVWAMLHYHYNRRLYLDDKYISAMYGRVAPEGGGGDFGSTSGGYDQLGFGTLMYAK from the coding sequence ATGAGCCGCACTTCCCCCCACCACATCCCTGCGCAACACCCGTCCGAATCAGCTGAGTTGAGCCGCCGCGGTCTGCTGAGGACCGCCGGCGGACTCACCGCCGCTCTCGCTCTCGGGGGCTCCACCGCCGCGCTCGCGGGCACCACCGCCGCCGCGGCCCCGGCGGCCTTCACCCACCCCGGCATGCTCCACAACGCCGGCGACATAAACCGCGCCAAGGGCAGGGTCGCGGAGGGAACCGACCCCTGGCTCTCCGGCTGGAAGAAGCTGACCGCCAACTCCCACTCGCAGTCCACCTGGACGCCCAACCCGCAGGCCACCATCATCCGCGGCGGCACGGGCCAGAACTACGGCATCCTCTACAACGACATCGCCGCCGCCTACCAGAACGCCCTGCGCTGGGCCGTGGGCGGTACGGCCGCCAACGGCGACACCGCCGTCAGGATCCTCAACGCCTGGTCGTCCAAACTGACCACCGTCACCGGAAACGCCGACCGGTTCCTCGCCGCCGGCATCTACGGCTGGACGTTCTGCCAGGCCGCCGAACTCATGCGCGGCCACGCCGGGTTCAACCTCGCCGCCTTCCAGAAGATGATGGTCAACGTCTTCTACCCGCTCAACAACGACTTCCTGACCCACCACAACGGCGCCTGCATCACCAACTACTGGGCCAACTGGGACCTGTGCAACATGGCCTCGATCATGGCCATCGGGATCCTCACCGACAACGCGGCCAAGTACGACCAGGCCGTCACCTACTTCAAGTCCGGCGCAGGCAACGGCTCCATCGCGCACGCGGTGCCGCACCTCTACACCGACTCCGACGGCTACGGCCTCGGCCAGTGGCAGGAGTCCGGCCGCGACCAGGGGCACACCGTCATGGGCATGGGCCAGATGGGCGCGCTCTGCGAGATGGCCTGGAACCAGGGCGACGACCTGTACTCGTACGACAGCCGCCGCTTCATGAAGGCCGCCCAGTACGTCGCCAAGTACAACCTGGGCCAGGACGTGCCCTACACCACCTACAAGTGGGGCACCGGGCAGAACTGCGCCCAGATGTCCCAGACGGTGATCAGCGCCGGCTCCCGCGGCGCGCTGCGCCCGGTCTGGGCCATGCTCCACTACCACTACAACCGGCGCCTGTACCTCGACGACAAGTACATCTCGGCCATGTACGGCCGCGTCGCCCCCGAAGGCGGAGGGGGTGACTTCGGCTCCACCAGCGGCGGCTACGACCAGCTCGGCTTCGGCACCCTGATGTACGCGAAGTAA
- a CDS encoding carboxylesterase/lipase family protein, producing the protein MTAAVRTDPVVSTPYGAVRGRYEHGIAVFRGIPYAAPPFGPRRFRPPAPPEPWDGVRDAGAFGPTPPKPPYSEAFEKYLSDPVVPGDDCLNLNVWTPEPGPGARLPVLVWLHGGALTRGSSAVPVYDGRTFARDGVVLVSVNYRLGVEGYGLFPDTPANPGLRDQLAALRWVHESVAAFGGDPDRITLAGQSAGAISTGALLAAPQAQGLVRRAVLQSGPPEALERDRVRRMVRRMATRLKIPATAAAFAEVDRELLLHTQSEVGKLSSPVLGGPSFGIVVDGDLVPRDPLEALVDGDMARGVDLMLGWTSEEYRLWLVPGGLLERVDRLGAVALAGAMARCHCGTEVPRGYRTLHPQAHTAEIVGQMVTDHLLRLPLHRLADARPDSSHVYEFAWPSGLPGLGACHALELGFVFDSGDVPESRKLAGDGAPQELADTMHRAWVRFASDGDPGWECWDETHPVRIFDAGEPRTARGPRDAELALWAADALRTPEPAPAPAAADGSPARTAELRSVVRRLRLPGSVRRQ; encoded by the coding sequence ATGACGGCAGCAGTCCGGACAGACCCCGTGGTGAGCACGCCGTACGGGGCCGTACGCGGCCGGTACGAGCACGGGATCGCGGTGTTCCGGGGCATCCCGTACGCCGCGCCCCCTTTCGGCCCGCGCCGTTTCCGGCCCCCGGCGCCTCCCGAGCCCTGGGACGGCGTGCGCGACGCGGGCGCGTTCGGGCCGACGCCGCCGAAGCCCCCGTACTCGGAGGCCTTCGAGAAGTACCTCTCCGACCCGGTCGTCCCCGGTGACGACTGCCTGAATCTGAACGTGTGGACTCCCGAGCCGGGCCCCGGGGCCCGGCTCCCCGTTCTGGTGTGGCTGCATGGCGGCGCCCTGACCAGGGGATCCTCCGCTGTGCCGGTGTACGACGGGCGGACCTTCGCCCGGGACGGCGTCGTCCTGGTCTCGGTGAACTACCGGCTGGGAGTGGAGGGCTACGGACTGTTCCCGGACACCCCCGCCAACCCCGGCCTGCGCGACCAGCTCGCCGCCCTGCGGTGGGTGCACGAGTCGGTCGCGGCCTTCGGCGGCGACCCGGACCGGATCACCCTGGCCGGCCAGTCCGCAGGGGCGATCAGCACCGGCGCCCTGCTGGCCGCCCCGCAGGCGCAGGGGCTGGTGCGGCGGGCGGTCCTGCAGAGCGGTCCGCCCGAGGCGCTCGAACGGGACAGGGTGCGGCGGATGGTGCGCCGCATGGCGACGCGGCTGAAGATCCCCGCCACCGCCGCGGCCTTCGCCGAGGTCGACCGCGAGCTGCTGCTGCACACGCAGTCCGAGGTCGGCAAGCTCAGCAGCCCGGTGCTCGGCGGCCCCTCCTTCGGCATCGTCGTCGACGGCGACCTCGTGCCGCGCGACCCGCTGGAGGCACTCGTCGACGGTGACATGGCGCGGGGCGTCGACCTGATGCTCGGCTGGACCAGCGAGGAGTACCGCCTCTGGCTCGTACCCGGCGGCCTCCTGGAACGCGTCGACCGGCTGGGCGCGGTCGCTCTCGCCGGCGCCATGGCCCGGTGCCACTGCGGCACCGAGGTACCCCGCGGCTACCGCACCCTGCACCCGCAGGCCCACACCGCCGAGATCGTCGGCCAGATGGTCACCGATCACCTGCTGCGCCTCCCGCTGCACCGGCTGGCGGACGCCCGCCCCGACTCCTCCCACGTGTACGAGTTCGCCTGGCCCTCCGGCCTCCCCGGCCTCGGCGCCTGCCACGCCCTGGAGCTGGGTTTCGTCTTCGACTCGGGAGATGTTCCCGAGTCCCGCAAGCTGGCGGGCGACGGTGCCCCGCAAGAACTGGCCGACACGATGCACCGGGCATGGGTGCGGTTCGCATCAGACGGCGACCCCGGCTGGGAGTGCTGGGACGAGACGCACCCGGTGCGGATCTTCGATGCGGGCGAGCCGCGCACCGCCCGCGGCCCGCGCGATGCCGAGCTGGCCCTGTGGGCGGCCGACGCCCTCAGGACTCCGGAACCCGCACCCGCCCCGGCCGCCGCAGACGGTTCACCCGCGAGAACCGCGGAGCTGCGGTCGGTCGTACGACGGCTTCGCCTGCCCGGCTCCGTCCGCCGGCAGTGA
- the mmuM gene encoding homocysteine S-methyltransferase: MTSDTTLTEALAARAVVLDGGMSNQLESAGHDLSDELWSARLLAERPEAITEAHLAYFEAGADVAITSSYQATFEGFAKRGIGRERAAELLGLSVELAREAARQAHAKGVARPLWVAASVGPYGAMLADGSEYRGRYGLTVDELERFHRPRLEVLAAAGPDVLALETVPDADEARALLRAVRGLGVPAWLSYSVESGQTRAGQPLEEAFALAADADEVIAVGVNCCAPEDVDGAVETAARVTGKPVVVYPNSGETWDAGARAWTGSSSFTAEQVSGWRESGARLIGGCCRVGPPAVAGIAGVLNGIG; the protein is encoded by the coding sequence ATGACCAGCGACACCACCCTTACCGAAGCCCTCGCCGCCCGGGCCGTCGTCCTCGACGGCGGCATGTCCAACCAACTCGAGTCCGCCGGGCACGACCTGAGCGACGAGCTGTGGTCGGCGCGTCTGCTCGCCGAGCGGCCCGAGGCGATCACCGAGGCGCACCTCGCCTATTTCGAGGCCGGCGCGGATGTGGCGATCACCTCCAGTTACCAGGCCACGTTCGAAGGATTCGCCAAGCGGGGAATCGGACGGGAGAGGGCGGCCGAACTTCTCGGCCTGAGCGTGGAGTTGGCGCGCGAAGCGGCGCGGCAGGCCCACGCGAAGGGGGTCGCACGGCCCCTGTGGGTGGCGGCCTCCGTCGGCCCGTACGGGGCGATGCTCGCGGACGGTTCCGAGTACCGGGGCCGGTACGGCCTGACGGTCGACGAGCTGGAGCGCTTCCACCGGCCCCGGCTGGAGGTGCTGGCCGCGGCCGGGCCCGATGTGCTGGCGCTGGAGACGGTCCCCGACGCCGACGAGGCGCGGGCGCTGCTGCGGGCGGTGCGCGGGCTCGGGGTGCCCGCGTGGCTCTCGTACTCGGTCGAGAGTGGCCAAACGCGTGCCGGCCAGCCCCTGGAGGAGGCCTTCGCCCTCGCCGCCGACGCGGACGAGGTGATCGCGGTCGGCGTCAACTGCTGCGCCCCCGAAGATGTGGACGGCGCTGTCGAGACGGCCGCGCGCGTCACGGGAAAGCCGGTGGTCGTCTATCCCAACAGTGGCGAGACCTGGGATGCCGGGGCGCGCGCCTGGACGGGGAGTTCGTCCTTCACCGCGGAGCAGGTCTCGGGGTGGCGGGAGTCGGGGGCCCGGCTCATCGGGGGGTGCTGCCGGGTGGGACCGCCGGCCGTCGCGGGCATCGCCGGGGTGCTGAACGGCATCGGCTGA